In the Flavobacterium sp. 90 genome, ATTACTCCAACTACAAAAGCAGATAACGGTTCTCATGATGAAGATATTTCTCGTGAAGATATTTTATCTAAAGGAATTGTTTCTGAAGAAGATTATTTAGTTTTAGAAAAATATACACGTGCTTTATTTCAAAGAGGAACTGAAATCGCTGCAAGTCGCGGTTTGATTTTGGTAGATACAAAATATGAATTTGGAAAAACTAAAGATGGAGTTATTGTTTTAATTGACGAAATTCATACACCGGATTCTTCTCGTTATTTTTATGCTGACGGTTATCAGGAAAGACAAGAAAAAGGGGAGGAGCAAAAGCAACTTTCAAAAGAATTTGTACGTCGTTGGTTAATTGAAAATGGTTTTCAAGGACAAGACGGACAACAAATTCCGGATATGACAGATGCTTATATTGAATCAGTTTCTGAAAGATATATCGAATTATATGAAAATATTCTTGGAGAGAAATTCGTAAAAGCTGATATCGCTAATATCGATCAGCGTATTGAGAAAAACGTAGTAGAATATCTTGCTTCTAAATAGTAATTTTTGGGTTTAAAGGAATCATTTAAACCATGAATATTCTAAAAAATAAAAATGCCTTGTCTTTATATCTATAATGACAAGGCATTTTCTTTTTGTGCAAATTGATACTATTAAATTTTATAAGGATTCTTATACTTTGTTTGAAAATGATTAAAGAATGTTAACGTTTAAAAAAAAGTCTAAAATAAAGACTTTTGCAGAAATAAAAAGAAGTGCAATCCAGGTTTTAACTGAGTTGCACTTTTTTATTTGTTTTTTTTTCATTTAAGTGCAACGTTTTGGGTCGTTTATACGTCTATTATAGTAAGTAGTAGAGAATTCTAAAAAATAGTATATACATTAATTTAATTTTTACACAAATCATCAATCATTTAATCATCAATCATCATGAAAAAATCAATCATTATTTTGGGTATAGCTCTGGCTATATCAACAAATGTATCAGAAGCTTCTAATTTGAAGTTATCTGCAAAAAATCAAATTAATTCTTTTGCTTATGTAGCATCACCATTGCATTACGCAGTATGTGACGGAGATATTGAAAGCGTTAAAAAATGTATTAAATACGGAGCCGATGTAAATAAGCTGTCCAGAGACATGTCGCCTTTAATGCTGGCAGCACGTTTTAATAAATTTGAGATCATTAAAATTCTGCTTGCAAGCGGAGCTAATCCTGCCAAAGAGAATGAAAAAGGTTTTATAGCATTAAATTACGCAGAGTACTCAAAAGCAAATGAATCTATTGCTATTTTGAAAAATCTAAAATAAAGTATAACAAAAAAGCATCATTAGAATTAATGATGCTTTTTTGCTTAATTAGATGTATTGATTAATTACTTCTCCATTTTTTCTTTTAAATTTTCAAGACCTTTATCCAGATCTTTTCCAATCATCTTGTCCATATTCATCAATGGCATCATTACATTCATCGGATAAGGAAAAACGCCGTTGATTCCCCATTTAACTTTGGTTTGATTTGCGGCAACTGCATCTGTAGACATAAAACCTACCGCAGTATCATTCATTGGTTCTTTGAAGCGTAAAGCAAAGTCTATACGTTTTCCTTCAGTAATTTTTGTGATTTCCTGTTCGCCAACACCAACTTCTTTTACTTTACTTTCCCAAGAAGATATAGAACCGACAGTTCCATCTGTTCCTGAGTAAGTTACTTTCATTTTTGGATCAATATTGGCCCAAACGCTAAACTGATTTTGGTTTTTTAAATATTTCACATATTTAAAAACACTATCGGCAGGTTTGTCGATTACAATCTCTCTTTGTATCGCATAATCTTTTGGCATAAAATAAGCCGCAATTAAAACGATCAATACAATTAAAATCAACACTACCAAAATTCTTTTAATAATTATCATTTTCTCTAGTTTAAAGGTTAAAAATTAGGTTCTGTTCTGGTTAAACATTCTTTTTTGCTTTCATTTTAGAGTAAAGTTAAAAAACTAAAGTCTTGAATTTGTTGAGTTTAAATTTTTTTGATGAATTTTTTTATATTTTTTTCGATTTTACTGTAACATTTCGATAGTTGTGGCGTCTATTAGTAAAGCAAGTTGAAATTTTGGAAACGTTAAGTTTTAAAATGTAACCCATTTATTAACTGAATGTTAAGAATTAGTTAAAACACGGTACCTTGCAATACATAATACATAAAATAGAGTACATTTACATAGAAATTAAAAATCATCATTATCAATCAATTAATAATCAATCAACATGAAAAAATCAGTAATTATTTTAGGAGTAGCTTTAATAGCATTTGCAAATGTTTCAATGGCTTCAAATCACACAACACCATCTGTAAAAAACGGAGTTGAATTTAGAACTTATTATGTATCTCCATTAAACGTTGCGGTTAGCAAAGGAGATCTTGAAATCGTGAAAAAATTTATCGAATATGGTGCTGATGTAAATCAGTTCTCAGATGATATGTCTCCATTAATGGTGGCTGCACGATACAATAAAGTAGAAATTTTAAAAGTACTAATAGCAAGTGGCGCTCGTACAAGCGACAAAAACGAGAAAGGATATACTGCATTAAAATATGCACAATTATCTAATGCAACAGATGCAATTGCATTTTTAAAAGATTTAAAATAAAAAATAAACGTTTTTGGACTAAAAGTTTAAAAGAGTTTTGAGTTAGTAATTGAAACGACCTTCCTTGAGCAGAAGGTCGTTTTTATTTTATATAAGTTGGTGGAAACTATTTTTAACACATAGAGATATAGCTTTTGAAAACTAAAAAAGTAAGCGTTTCACTTTTTTAAAATTCACATAGCACACTATGTGTTAGAAACTGGTTTCTTTTGATCCCCTTTTATTGCATGAAGAAAAACTATGTTTCTATGTGTTAAATGTTTTTTTGAGTCTAAAATAAAGCAACGAGGTAATTATACTGAATCAATACAAAAACCTGTGGATTAATAAAAATTAAGGATGAATTTAACCGCAAAGCACGCAAAGATTTTTTGCCTGGGATTACGCATATTAAACGCAAAAGTTCGCAAAGCTTTATCAATATAGCTTTGCGAACTTTACGTTTTTATAAAACCTTGTAAATAAAAAATCTTTGCGTGCTTTGCGGTAAAATACGCAAGGCAAGATTAACGGTAAAGCTTTGCCAACTTTGTATTTTTATAAAATCCGATATGTATAAAAAAACTTTGCTTCCGATAGCTATTGGGATTGTGGTTAAAACAAGTAGTCAATACAAAATATTTTAAATTTCTCCACACGTTTTAGTGTTGATCCATTATACTTAACACTTAATGGATAAATTTAGATATAAATAATCAACTGTGAAAAAGCTTAAAAATTGCTTTTCTGAATTTGTTTATCCTGAATTTTAGAGAATAAAATAAGCCCAACAATTGCTCCAATCGTAGCAAACAACATATCAGATTGTGTATCCCAAACATATCCCTGAGTTCCTAAAAATGCATCACCGCCTTCGCCAGTTGCGAGCGAAACAAACCATTCTATAAATTCGTACGCAGCACTAATAGCCAAACAAATAGAAACTATAATAAAGTTGAAGAAACTTTTATTATTAATTACTTCTTTGCGAATAAAAAGTTCTCTGACAATCATAGCAGGAACTAATCCTTGTGCAAAATGCCCCACTTTATCATAATTGTTTCTGCTTTGATGAAAAATCTCCTTTATATAATCAAAAAAAGGAACTTCGGCATACGTATAATGTCCACCGATGAAGAGAATAATACAATGTATTAATATCAAAGTGTACGTAAAATTTGTAAAGCGGAATTTCTTGAAGGTAAAAGCCAAAATTAAGAAACCAATAATTGCAGGAATAATTTCGAGAAAACAAGTAAATCCTTCTTTCGGATTTATAACAGAAGCTACTAAAGAAATTGTAAAAATGGCGAGTAGAGAATAGATGTATTTCATAAATCAGATTTTACTTATAGCATGCAAGATATCAAACTTAGAAGTAATGAAATCAAAAAAGCACCATTAAAATAATGATGCTTTCTCTTTTAACCGAATCAAATTAATTTTAACCAATTAATACTCTTCAATATTTTACTCAATTTTGATATGTTTTTTACGATTGAATACCCAAAACAGAATTGGGAATACTAATAGCGTCAGAATCGTTGCTGTAACTAAACCACCTATAATAACAATTGCTAATGGTTTTTGTGATTCAGAACCGATTCCTGTAGAGATCGCCGCCGGCATTAAACCTATAGAAGCCATCAATGCAGTCATTACTACAGCTCTTGTTCTTGCTTTTACACCCATAAAAATGGATTCTTCGAGTGTGAATTTTGCTTTGAGATTATGATGGAATTCAGATATTAGAATAACTCCGTTTTGAATACAAATTCCAAGTAAGGCGATAAATCCAACACCTGCCGAGATTCCAAAATTCATTCCTGTAATATGCAAAGCGATGATTCCTCCAATTACAGCAAAAGGAACATTGGCAAGAACTAACAGAGAATCTTTAATATTTCCGAATAAAATAAACAACAGAACAAATATCCCGATTAAACTTATCGGAACCACTTGCGCTAAACGAGCACTGGCACGAACCTGATTTTCAAATTCTCCTGTCCAACCAGTTGTGTAACCTGTAGGCATTTTTAATTCCGATACTTTTTTCTGAGCTTCGGCAATAGTACTTCCTAAATCTCGATCACGAACAGAGAATTTTACACCAATAAAACGTTTTGTATTATCTCTGTAAATAAAAGCAGGACCAGTAACAGTTTTAATATCACAAATTTCTTTAAGCGGAATTTTAACACCACTTATTGTCGGAACTTTTAATTCGGCGAGATCGAATTCGTCTTTACGGTATTCTTTTAAGAAACGAACTCGCACATCAAATTTTTTCTCATCTTCATATTTCTGAGTGGCTGTTTTTCCTCCAAAAGCCAATTCCAGAACTGCTTGAGCATCACTTAAAGTAACTCCGTAAGCAGCCATTTTTTCTCTGTCCAAAACCACACTGATTTCTGGCTGACCAACATTTCTAAGAATTCCGGCATCTTTTATTCCAGGAATATCTTTGATTTTTGCCAAAACTTCATTCGATAATTCATCTAGTTTATCAAGATCATCTCCATATATTTTTACTGCATTCGAAGCTTTAAAACCAGCCACAGATTCAGCAACGTTATCAATAACCGGTTGCGAATAATTATAAGTAATTCCCTGATGAACTTTAAGTTTTTGATCCATTTCATTGATCAATTCGTCCATATTAATTTTTCGTTTCCATTCTGATTTAGGTTTTAAATCTACCTGAAGCTGAATAAAACCAAAACCATTTGGATCTGTTCCGTCATTACTTCTTCCGGTTTGAGATAAAACATTTTTTACTTCGGGAAAACTTTCAAGATCTTTCCTAATCATTGACGCGGTTTGTACACTTTCAGGTAATGAAGTGCTCATTGGTAATTCGGCAGTTACCCATAATGCACCTTCATTTAATTGTGGTAAAAACTCAGTTCCCAGAAAAGTTGCCGAGAAGAAAACCACTGCCAGTAAAGATACAGAAGCAATAAGTGTTTTTACTTTATGTTTAAAAGTCCACGCAAAACCTTTACCAACTATTCTGTCCCAAAAATTAACAAAAGGATTATTTTTCTCTTTTACATTTTTATTTAGAAGAATATGTGACAGAACTGGAACTAATGTTAAAGTAAAAAGTAAAGCTCCCATTAAGGCAAAACCTAAAGTGTAGGCAAGAGGCGAGAACATTTTTCCTTCTACTTTCTGGAAGGAGAATATTGGTAATAACGCCGTAATAATTATAAGTTTAGAAAAGAAGATGGCTTTACCCATTTCAGTTCCGGTTTTCTTAATCAGACTACCTTTTGCGATTTTATTATATTTTGCCATTCCAAGCTGATGCGCTCGATGATCGAGTACAACAAACAAACCTTCAACCATTACGACGGCTCCATCAATGATAATCCCAAAATCGACAGCACCTAAACTGAGCAGATTTGCGCTCATTCCCATCATTTTCAAACATAAAAATGCAAATAATAACGATAACGGAATAACGATAGAAACGGTGAATGTTGTTCTCCAATCGGCCATGAAAAGGAATACGACACAAGTAACCAGAATAATTCCTTCGAATAAATTATGCATTACCGTTTCGGTCGTGAAATTCATTAGATTATCACGATCGTAGAAAGTTTCAATTTTTATGTCTTTTGGAAGTACGTTTTCATTTAAATCCTTTATTTTATCTTTAATTAAAGCAAGTGTTTCCTGAGCATTTTCGCCTTTTCGCATTACAACGATTCCTTCGACAGCATCATCATTTTTGCCTATTCCGGTTTGACCAACTCTTGGCATTGAACTTTCATAAACTGAAGCAACATTTTTTACCAGAATTGGATTTCCGTGTGCATCATCAACAATTATATTTTCGATATCCGGAATTGATTTCAAAAGTCCGACACCACGAACCACGAATGCTTGTCCATTTTTTTCGATTACATCTCCACCAACATTTAAGTTTCCGGCATTTACCGCATTGTAAACTTGTAACGGCGTAATATTATATTTAGCCAGTTTTATAGGATCAACACCAACTTCATAAGTTTTAACCTGACCTCCAAAAACATTCAAATCGGCAACACCGGGAACTGAACGCAATTGTTTGTCGATAATCCAGTTTTGATACGTTAATAACTCTCGACTGTCTCTGCTATCACTTTTTACAATATATCTAAAGATTTCTCCCGTTGGTCCATAAGGCGGCTGAACATCCGGTTCAACATCATCCGGAAGGGAAACGTTTTTTAATAAATTATTTACCTGCTGACGCGCAAAAGTATCATCGACACCATCATCAAAAATAATCTTGATTACAGATAAACCAAACATAGTTATACTACGAACACTGGTCTTTTTTTGTACCGAATTCATTGAGATTTCAATAGGTGAGGTAACAAAACGCTCGACTTCTTCAGCACTTTTACCATTCCATTGCGTAATGATGATGATTTGTGTGTTGGTTACATCCGGAAAAGCGTCAATAGGCATGTTTTTGAAAGAAATAAATCCGGCAACAGCCAATATTCCCACCCAAAAAAATGTAAATGCTTTGTTCTTAAGTGAAAAAGCAATAATATTTCGTATGAATTTGTTCATTTTAAAAAGTATTTTTAATGATGAATTTTTATTTTTTTAATTATGATAGTGGTATTCTTATTATAAATATTCTGATTGCAATTCAAGATCAGAATTCAGTATGAAAACGTATTGCAAAAAAACTAACAGGACCTCTGTCTTTATTATAAGCAGGATTCATGGCAAATTGATAATCGGGCGAAAGCCAAATATGTGTGTTAGGAACTAAAAAAGAATAATATACTTCGGCGATTTGTTCGATTCCATAATTCAAAGTTCCGTCACCAATCATAAAACCATTTCCTCCAAGTTTTTGATATTCTTCATGCGGATTCGATAATCCATTTGCGACAATTGCAATACCTCCAAAATCGTCCGGACGGTTCCACATTTTACCTTTTAAACTAATCCCTAATTGCGCAGATCGGTCAATTTCGGTAAAAGCCCAGGTTTCATTTTTACCATCATTATAACTAATTCTTGAAAAAAGCCCCCAATTGTCACCATGTGTGTAATCCATATTCAAGCCAACCCCATATTTAGTACGTCCGTTTTGTCTTGTACTTTTTATGTCCGGAATTGTTGTGAAATTTGAATTTGCTTCATCATAATTTCCCATTTCGGCTACATTTCTAAATCCTAATAATTTAATATTACCGGAATCATTATTTTTGAAAACTATTTTCTTTTCAATTTCTACGTTTATAGCATTCGAATCTTTAAAACTAAACTCGACATTTGGACCATTAGCATAAGTTGGTAACGCACTTAATGAAGCTCTTATTTGCCACGTATCAAATTGATAATTAGCATATAATCCATCTGTATATCCTCGAGTATTTGCTGCATAATCCCAAGCTCCGTAAGTCATTAAAGACCAGTTTAGAAATTGCGTCCTGGGATCATGTGAGTATTCACTACTATCGAAATAATCAGATAATCCAAATTTTCCGAAAACCAATTGTAACGATTTATTATGACCAAGCTTGAATTTTTGCTCCAAAAGCATTCTTGCAACATAAACTACAGGTTTAGTATCTCCAATTCTAAAAGTTTCTCCGTTAGGAAAACCTCCTAAACCTCTGGCTTGCGACAAACCTTCGCCACCTGACATTTCGGGATTAAAAGTTGCAGTTGCACCTTTCCAAAGCGGAACATCAAGATATAAAGTAGAAGTTAATGATAAAGCACTTTCTTCTTTGGGATTCATACTATTAGTTCCGGAATAATTGGCGCTAAAACCCGGATGATATTGATAAATAGAAGTCATTTGAAATTTCAGACTATATTTTCGTATCGAATCTGTTTCTTGTGAAAATGATAACGTTGAGAAAAATAACGTTGCAAAACTCAATATGCTTACAGACTTTTCCATCTTGCTAGTCGTTTAAAGCGCGATAAATAAACAGTTGATTATTTGTAATTACTTTTTCATTCTCCTTTAAACCATTCGAAATATAGGTTGTATCTCCAACAACTCTGTAAACATCTACTTGTCTGGTTTCTATGTTATGGCGATCTTTAAAAACCATTACGAAATTTTTGCTTTTATCAAAAACAATAGCTTTACTTGGAATC is a window encoding:
- a CDS encoding phosphoribosylaminoimidazolesuccinocarboxamide synthase encodes the protein MSNTITTTNFNFPNQKSVYRGKVREVYNINDELLVMVATDRLSAFDVVLPKGIPYKGQILNQIATKFMELTQDIVPNWLIATPDPNVAVGHLCDPFKVEMVIRGYVSGHAAREYAAGKRLICGVTMAEGLKENDKFPEPIITPTTKADNGSHDEDISREDILSKGIVSEEDYLVLEKYTRALFQRGTEIAASRGLILVDTKYEFGKTKDGVIVLIDEIHTPDSSRYFYADGYQERQEKGEEQKQLSKEFVRRWLIENGFQGQDGQQIPDMTDAYIESVSERYIELYENILGEKFVKADIANIDQRIEKNVVEYLASK
- a CDS encoding ankyrin repeat domain-containing protein; its protein translation is MKKSIIILGIALAISTNVSEASNLKLSAKNQINSFAYVASPLHYAVCDGDIESVKKCIKYGADVNKLSRDMSPLMLAARFNKFEIIKILLASGANPAKENEKGFIALNYAEYSKANESIAILKNLK
- a CDS encoding SRPBCC family protein, with translation MIIIKRILVVLILIVLIVLIAAYFMPKDYAIQREIVIDKPADSVFKYVKYLKNQNQFSVWANIDPKMKVTYSGTDGTVGSISSWESKVKEVGVGEQEITKITEGKRIDFALRFKEPMNDTAVGFMSTDAVAANQTKVKWGINGVFPYPMNVMMPLMNMDKMIGKDLDKGLENLKEKMEK
- a CDS encoding ankyrin repeat domain-containing protein, whose product is MKKSVIILGVALIAFANVSMASNHTTPSVKNGVEFRTYYVSPLNVAVSKGDLEIVKKFIEYGADVNQFSDDMSPLMVAARYNKVEILKVLIASGARTSDKNEKGYTALKYAQLSNATDAIAFLKDLK
- a CDS encoding DUF2238 domain-containing protein is translated as MKYIYSLLAIFTISLVASVINPKEGFTCFLEIIPAIIGFLILAFTFKKFRFTNFTYTLILIHCIILFIGGHYTYAEVPFFDYIKEIFHQSRNNYDKVGHFAQGLVPAMIVRELFIRKEVINNKSFFNFIIVSICLAISAAYEFIEWFVSLATGEGGDAFLGTQGYVWDTQSDMLFATIGAIVGLILFSKIQDKQIQKSNF
- a CDS encoding CusA/CzcA family heavy metal efflux RND transporter; this encodes MNKFIRNIIAFSLKNKAFTFFWVGILAVAGFISFKNMPIDAFPDVTNTQIIIITQWNGKSAEEVERFVTSPIEISMNSVQKKTSVRSITMFGLSVIKIIFDDGVDDTFARQQVNNLLKNVSLPDDVEPDVQPPYGPTGEIFRYIVKSDSRDSRELLTYQNWIIDKQLRSVPGVADLNVFGGQVKTYEVGVDPIKLAKYNITPLQVYNAVNAGNLNVGGDVIEKNGQAFVVRGVGLLKSIPDIENIIVDDAHGNPILVKNVASVYESSMPRVGQTGIGKNDDAVEGIVVMRKGENAQETLALIKDKIKDLNENVLPKDIKIETFYDRDNLMNFTTETVMHNLFEGIILVTCVVFLFMADWRTTFTVSIVIPLSLLFAFLCLKMMGMSANLLSLGAVDFGIIIDGAVVMVEGLFVVLDHRAHQLGMAKYNKIAKGSLIKKTGTEMGKAIFFSKLIIITALLPIFSFQKVEGKMFSPLAYTLGFALMGALLFTLTLVPVLSHILLNKNVKEKNNPFVNFWDRIVGKGFAWTFKHKVKTLIASVSLLAVVFFSATFLGTEFLPQLNEGALWVTAELPMSTSLPESVQTASMIRKDLESFPEVKNVLSQTGRSNDGTDPNGFGFIQLQVDLKPKSEWKRKINMDELINEMDQKLKVHQGITYNYSQPVIDNVAESVAGFKASNAVKIYGDDLDKLDELSNEVLAKIKDIPGIKDAGILRNVGQPEISVVLDREKMAAYGVTLSDAQAVLELAFGGKTATQKYEDEKKFDVRVRFLKEYRKDEFDLAELKVPTISGVKIPLKEICDIKTVTGPAFIYRDNTKRFIGVKFSVRDRDLGSTIAEAQKKVSELKMPTGYTTGWTGEFENQVRASARLAQVVPISLIGIFVLLFILFGNIKDSLLVLANVPFAVIGGIIALHITGMNFGISAGVGFIALLGICIQNGVILISEFHHNLKAKFTLEESIFMGVKARTRAVVMTALMASIGLMPAAISTGIGSESQKPLAIVIIGGLVTATILTLLVFPILFWVFNRKKHIKIE
- a CDS encoding carbohydrate porin; the encoded protein is MEKSVSILSFATLFFSTLSFSQETDSIRKYSLKFQMTSIYQYHPGFSANYSGTNSMNPKEESALSLTSTLYLDVPLWKGATATFNPEMSGGEGLSQARGLGGFPNGETFRIGDTKPVVYVARMLLEQKFKLGHNKSLQLVFGKFGLSDYFDSSEYSHDPRTQFLNWSLMTYGAWDYAANTRGYTDGLYANYQFDTWQIRASLSALPTYANGPNVEFSFKDSNAINVEIEKKIVFKNNDSGNIKLLGFRNVAEMGNYDEANSNFTTIPDIKSTRQNGRTKYGVGLNMDYTHGDNWGLFSRISYNDGKNETWAFTEIDRSAQLGISLKGKMWNRPDDFGGIAIVANGLSNPHEEYQKLGGNGFMIGDGTLNYGIEQIAEVYYSFLVPNTHIWLSPDYQFAMNPAYNKDRGPVSFFAIRFHTEF